Proteins encoded together in one Rubripirellula reticaptiva window:
- a CDS encoding SDR family NAD(P)-dependent oxidoreductase, with product MTIQPKNYLVTGCAGFIASRVAAMLLEQGHHVVGVDNMNDYYDVSLKQHRVDQLKCDRFTSHTMDIENEAEVESIFDATKFDAVLNLAARAGVRYSMENPRVYMTTNLLGTLNLLESMRKRNVSKMVLASTSSLYAGQPMPFDESLPVNTPISSYAASKKAAEMLAHSHHHLYEMDISVCRYFTVYGPAGRPDMCIFRFIHWIAQGEPIELFGDGTQSRDFTYVDDIARGTIAALKPVGFDIFNLGGGNDPVSLLEVIAKLEALLGKKAKLTHREFHKADIVTTQANVSKAKTILGWKPSVDLDEGLAACVDWYQKNQPWSANIQLP from the coding sequence ATGACTATCCAACCAAAGAACTATCTGGTTACCGGCTGCGCTGGATTCATTGCGTCTCGCGTTGCCGCGATGTTGCTTGAGCAAGGCCATCATGTGGTCGGCGTCGACAACATGAACGACTACTACGACGTGTCGTTGAAACAGCACCGTGTGGATCAGTTGAAATGCGATCGATTCACGTCGCACACGATGGACATCGAAAACGAAGCCGAAGTCGAATCCATCTTTGATGCGACCAAATTCGATGCCGTGCTGAACTTGGCGGCTCGCGCCGGTGTTCGCTACAGCATGGAAAATCCGCGTGTCTACATGACGACGAATTTGTTGGGAACGCTGAACCTGTTGGAATCGATGCGTAAACGCAACGTTTCGAAAATGGTCTTGGCGTCGACGTCGTCGCTGTATGCTGGCCAACCGATGCCCTTTGACGAATCTTTGCCCGTCAACACGCCAATCTCGTCGTACGCTGCGTCGAAGAAGGCTGCCGAGATGCTCGCGCATTCGCATCACCATTTGTACGAGATGGATATTTCGGTTTGTCGTTACTTCACGGTCTACGGGCCTGCGGGAAGACCCGATATGTGCATTTTTCGGTTCATTCACTGGATTGCACAGGGCGAGCCTATTGAATTGTTTGGTGATGGAACCCAGTCACGTGACTTCACCTACGTTGACGATATCGCGCGTGGCACGATCGCTGCGCTGAAACCGGTTGGTTTCGATATCTTCAATCTGGGCGGCGGGAATGATCCGGTAAGTCTTCTTGAAGTCATCGCAAAGCTTGAAGCGTTGCTGGGTAAGAAAGCAAAATTGACCCATCGCGAGTTTCACAAGGCGGACATCGTCACGACTCAGGCCAACGTGTCCAAGGCAAAGACAATTCTAGGTTGGAAGCCATCGGTCGACCTGGACGAGGGGCTGGCCGCATGTGTGGATTGGTATCAGAAAAACCAACCCTGGTCCGCCAACATTCAACTTCCTTGA